The genomic DNA CGGTGCAGGCCCAGGCGTCCAGGCTCAATCGCCAGATTTCCGTCATCGCCGAGAGCGATTTAAACGACACGCGTGTGATTGACCCGCCGCTGCAGGGCGGGTTTGGGCTCGACGGCCAATGGAGCGACGATTTCCATCATGCCCTGCGTGTGGTGCTGACGGGCGACCAGCGGGGCTATTATGAGGACTTTCACGGATTACAAGATTTGGGCACGGCCGTTCGTGACGGGTTTGTCTACAGCGGACGGTACTCCGGTCACCGTCGCCGTCGGCATGGGAATTCGTCGCAGCATTGTCGACCGTCCCAACTGGTTGTGTTCTCCCAAAACCACGACCAGATCGGCAATCGCGCGGTCGGGGATCGGTTGAGCACACAGCTCCCGTTCGAGGCCATCAAAGTAGCCCGGGCGCTGGTGCTACTCTCTCCCAACATTCCGCTCTTGTTCATGGGCGAGGAATATGGGGAGACCGCGCCGTTTCAGTATTTCATCGAACATAGTGATCCTGCATTGATCGAGGCCGTGAGGCAGGGACGAAGGAGTGAGTTTGCGCACTTCGGCTGGAAGGCGGAGGAGGTGCCCGATCCTCAAGACTGCGCTACATTCGAACGCTCCAGAGTAAACCGTGAAGGACTCAATGAGCGCCAGGCGGGTTTCCTGCGATGGACGAACAGACTCATTCAGCTCAGAAAGACGCTTCCGGCATTGGGTGCCGGGGATGCCAAGGCAAACGGCCACAAGGTCTGGGTCTTTGAAGAGGAACAGGTGTTGGTGATGCATCGCTGGGTGACGGGAGGAGCCGCGGCGCTGCTGGTCTTGGGATTCAACAGGTCCCCAGTCACCGTGACCTTGCGCGAACCGATTGGCACGTGGCAGCTGAGTCTAGACTCCATGGCCATGGAATATGGCGGAGCCGGGGAGGATGCGATGCCGGCCCACCTGGTAGTGCTCTCTCAAGGGGGTTCGCTGGTGGTTCCGGCATATACGGCTGCCGTATTCACTTCTTCGTAGCGAAGGATTATCCTCATACGGCAATAGGGCGTTGCCGCCTTTAACGTATACGGGAAAATTGATATTAGAGGAGATGTGTATGTCGGAATCGTATCTCTTGCAGCTCGTTAATCGGTTGAGTGAGTGGCTCGTCACATCGGGGTTACGGGTGATGCTGGTTGCGGTGGGCATGGTTATCATGATGACTCTGTTGAAACGCGGAGTGGAGAGACTCCGCGTGATGTATGAAGGCACGCTTCCCGATCCGGCTCAAATCATGAGAGCGCATACATTGACCCACATCGTCAGGGATGTCGCGAGGATCGTCATCTTTTTCGTCGGAGTCATGATGATCCTCTCTGAGGTCGGTATCGACTTGAAGCCTTTGTTGGCGGCCGCCGGGCTGGGCGGCTTAGCCATTGGTTTTGGGGCACAAAGTCTCGTGAAGGACTTAATCTCAGGATTTTTCATCCTGCTGGAAAACTCCATTCTGGTGGGGGATGTCGTTGAAGTCGCCGGAGTGGCAGGGGTTGTAGAGAAAATCGAACTGCGGACGATTCGGCTCCGTGATTTGTCAGGCAACGTCCACGTCGTGCCGAACGGGGTGATCGACAAGGTCAAGAACATGACAAGAGATTTCTCGTACTATCTGTTTGAAATCGGCGTCGCCTACCGAGAGAATGTGGATGAGGTGATGACGGTCCTGCAGGACATTGCCGAAGAACTGCGTCGAGATCCCCTCTTCGCGGACGATATTCTGGCCCCGTTGGACATGTTGGGCGTTGATAAGTTTGCCGACTCCGCCGTCATCATTAAGTCCCGCATCAAGACCGTGCCATTGAAACAATGGCGGGTCGGCCGTGAGATGAACCGGCGGATCAAGCAGACCTTCGATGCCAAGGGAATTGAGATTCCGTTCCCGCACCAGACGGTCTATTGGGGTGAACCGAAGCAGGGGAAACCGGCGCCGTTATATGTGGCCGGTTTGTAGCCGCCGCCGGCCAACTGAGGCAGAAGCCGATGGCGCAGGGGATAGGAGCGGGCATGGATCTCGAAGAACCGGTCGACAGCACAAGCGGGCAGCCCCCGTCCCTTCAGCCGGAATGGGCCGATTGGCCGGATGACAAGCTTCTTGAGCTACGGCTCTGCGATCTCCATCTGACGGTCAAGGGGAGTCAGATCGAAGGGCCGATTCGCCAACTGAACGATGAATTGGCGGCGCGCGGCCTGCTCTTTCGTCCCCACTTCTGGCTGTCGAACGAATGGTTTTCCCCGGATGGAGTGCCCGGCATCGCCGTGCCGTTTTATCTGGCCCATCCACGTCTAGCCCGGCTGGAACTGGCTCAGATGTTGGAAGTTGAAGGAGGGACATCGGAGTCCTGCATGCGAATTCTCCGGCATGAAGCCGGCCATGCCCTGGAGAATGCCTATCGCCTGCGTCGTCGACGGGATCGTCAGGCGGTCTTCGGCCGATCGACCCAGCCCTACCCGAAGTATTACACGCCGAGAGCCTACAGCAAGAGCTACGTGCTGCACCTTGACATGTGGTACGCGCAAAGCCATCCCGACGAGGATTTTGCCGAAACTTTCGCCGTCTGGCTGACTCCGCAATCCCAATGGCAGCAACGCTATGTGGATTGGCCTGCGCTGAAGAAGCTCGAATACGTGGACACCTTGATGCAGAGTCTGGTCGGCGCTCGTCCAGCGGTGAATACGAAAGAGCAGGTCGATCCGATCTCCCGCCTCCGCAAAACACTGAAGGCGCATTATGACGAGAAGCGCAAGCATTTCGGCGTCGACCATCCGACATTCTACGATCGTGATCTCCGCCGCCTCTTTTCCGACCAGGCCGCTTTTAAAACGCATCCCACTGCCGCGAGTTTTATTAATCGTTTGCGCAAGCAGATCCGGCGACACGTGGCGAAGTGGACCGGCGAATATCAATACACGATCGATCGACTCCTGGAAGACATGATGCGGCGCTGCCGGGAACTCGATCTCCATGTGGCGGGACCGGAAGATCAGGTGAGGTTGGAATTTACGGTGCTGTTGACGTTGCAGACGATGAATTATCTCCACAGCGGACGGCATCGGGTGGCGCTATGAAGCGGAAACGCCGCGTCATGGTGCTGGTGCATGCCGACCTGGTCCCGCCTGATTCGGTGGAAGGCGTCGATCTCGCGGCGGCGGTCTGGAAGACGGAATACGATGTCGTGGCAGGGCTCCGTGAGTTGGGACATGACGTGCTTGTGGTCGGCGTGCGCGACGATCTACTGGTGATTCGGACGGCCGTCGACGACTGGAAACCGCATATCGCCTTCAACCTGTTGGAGGAGTTCAGCGGCGTGGCGATCTATGATCAAAACGTGGTGTCGTTTCTCGAGTTATTGGGGGTGCCCTACACCGGCTGTAATCCCCGCGGCTTGATGCTGGCGCGCGATAAGGCGTTGGCGAAGAAGATCCTGCATTATCATCGGATCGCCATTCCTGAATTTATCACGGTCCCGGTGGGACGTTCCGTGAAGCGGCCCAAGGAGCTGCCCTTCCCGCTGTTCGTGAAATCGGTGTCGGAAGAAGCCTCGTTGGGGATCTCGCAAGCCTCGATCGTCGACGACGACGTCAAGCTGCAGGAGCGGGTTGCCTTCATCCACCAGAGCGTCGGCACCGGTGCGTTAATCGAACGGTATATCGATGGCCGTGAGATGTACTGTGGAATTCTCGGCCATCACCGCCTGCAAGTCCTGCCTGTCTGGGAGCTGGATTTGAGCAAGCTGCCGGCCGAGGCCAAACGGATCGCGACCGGACGCGTCAAATGGAGCCGAAAATATCAGAGTAAATATGGCATCACGTCCGGCGAGGCCAAGGACCTCCCTGAAGGAATGGCCAAGAGCATTCAAGATCTTGCGCGGCGGGTCTATCGCGCACTGGGTCTCAGTGGCTATGCGAGAATCGATTTCCGGCTGGATCAGGCCGGGGGCATCTATGTGCTGGAGGCGAATCCGAACCCGCAGATCGCGCAAGGTGAAGACTTCGCCGAGTCTGCCAGACTGGCAGGTCTGCCGTATGCCCCGTTGTTGCAGCGCATCATCGACTTGGCGTTACGCTGGCATCCACACGTCATCCAGTCGGACTGTACCACGACTATGCCCAACCGGGGAGGCGAGTGACCGGTGCTACCCCGTCTGGTCTGCTTTGAGATAGACCACCGATAGCGGGGGTAGGGTCAACGAAATCGAGTTGGCAAATCCATGGCATGCCATGGGCTCCGCCATCACCCCTCCGCCGTTTCCCTGGTTACTGCCGCCGTAGGCGGCAGCATCACTGTTCAGGAGCTCGCGGTATCGACCGAGTGTCGGAACGCCGATTCTGTAGTCATACCGTGGAACCGGCGTGAAATTACAGACGCAGACGATCGCTTGAGTCTGGTCTTGGGCTTTTCGCAAAAACGCGATGACCGAATTTTCATTGTCGCTGAAGTCGATCCATTGAAAGCCGGTCCAATCGAAATCTACCTCATAGAGTGCCGGTTCGTTTCGATAGAGCCAGTTCAGATCTCGGACATAGCGTTGCAGGCCGAGATGCGGCTCGTTCTGGCAGAGATGCCACTGTAGACTGTCGTCATGGTTCCATTCCCACCATTGGCCAAACTCGCCGCCCATAAAGAGCATCTTTTTGCCCGGGTGGCCGTACATGTACCCGTACAAGGCGCGTAGATTCGCAAATTGCTGCCATGGGTCACCCGGCATCTTGTCGAGTAGGGCCTTCTTGCCATGCACCACTTCGTCATGAGAGAGGACGAGTACGAAGTTTTCGTGAAAGGCATAGACTAACCCGAAGGTGATCTGGTTCTGGTGGTGTTTACGATGAACGGGATCGGTCTTGAAGTAATCCAGGGTGTCGTGCATCCATCCCATGTTCCACTTGAAGGTGAAACCCAATCCGCCTGTGTAGGTCGGCTTGGACACGCCAGGCCACGACGTGGACTCTTCGGCGAGGGTGACTGCGCCAGGATGTTCCTGATGGACCAGGACATTGAGTTCCTTGATGAAGGTGACCGCCGCCAGGTTTTCATTTCCGCCGAACTGATTGGGTATCCACTCGCCGGATTTTCTCCCGTAGTCGAGATAGAGCATCGAGGCCACCGCATCCACGCGCAGTCCGTCGATATGATACTTGTCCAACCAGAAGAGGGCGCTGTTCACGAGGAAGTTTTTCACCTCCACGCGCCCGTAGTTGAAGATTCGGCTCTTCCACTCGGGGTGATAGCCCAGCCGCGGGTCCTCATGGTCGTAGAGGTTCGTCCCGTCGAACCAGGCCAACCCATGGGGATCGTCAGGAAAATGGGCCGGCGCCCAGTCCATGATGACGCTGATCCCGGCTTGATGGGCGGCATCCACGAAGGCCATGAAGTCCTCCAACGGGCCGAATCGACAGGTAGCCGCAAAGTAGCCGGTGGCCTGGTAGCCCCAGGATCCGTCGAACGGATGTTCGGTAATCGGCATCAGCTCGAGATGGGTGTAGCCCATGTCCTTCACATAATGGAGGAGCTTGTCGGCCAGTTCACGATAGGTCAGCCACCGACCGCCTTCTTCAGGCGCCCGCATCCACGAACCGAGGTGGACTTCGTATATCGATATCGGCGCAGTCAAGGGATTGATGCGTGAGCGAGCTTCCATCCAGTCCTGGTCCTTCCATTGATAGGTCGAAAGGTCTCGGACGGTGGACGCGGTTCGGGGACGTAACTCTCCGGCGAAGGCATAGGGGTCTGCTTTCGTGAAGGGCGCATCGGTCTGCTGGGAACGGATTTCATATTTATACAGCGTGCCCTCAGGGATATCCGGGACGAATAATTCCCAGAGGCCGGTCGCGCCACGGCGCTCCATCGGATGGCACCGTCCATCCCAACGATTGAATCCGCCGACGACGCTGACACGTGCCGCGTTGGGCGCCCAGACGACGAAGTGGACACCGCTGACTCCGTTGATAGTTCTGAGATGGGATCCCAGTGTGTCATAGGCCTTGAACAGTTTCCCCTCTGAAAAGAGGTGCAGGTCGTGATCGCTGATTAACGGCGCAAAGGCATAGGGGTCGTGGCGCTCGGTGACGATGCCCTCGGAATCCGTGACCTGAAGGCGATACCGTGATGGTCCATTCGGCTTAGGCAAGATAGCTTCGAACAGTCCTGCGTCATGGATCCGGTGCATCTGAACGGGATGACTGCCGGGGACATCCAGGATGACTCGTGCCTCCTGTGCATCCGGGGCGAAGGCCCGGACCGAGTAGGCGCGGGCACCCTCAATGGAAGCCTGATGGGGCCCGAGCAATTCATACGGGTTCACATATTCGGCGTTGACGAGACGTTCGATCTGTTTAATCGTGACCATGGTCGTGTTCTCCCTTCACTGCTTCCATTAATCTCTATCCTAATCGTGCCGGACAAGTTAAGTAAGGGGCGGGTGAGAAATAAAATGACCGTAGGCCAGTCTCGGCGCGGAGCCTCCTCAGACGAAGGCGCCTCACCTGTGCAGCGGCGGATGGGCGAAGACCGGTCGTATCAACAGGCCGTTCTTCCAGGTGACTGATTGTGGTCATGCTGTGCAATTTAGACCAGTTTCTAATTAGCGAGAAGCCTACAAATATACCGAGCATACTTATGGATAAGCGGTTATAGACTCGATTACTGGGGGATGCTCTTGATTCATGACCCTGCGACCATTTCCTGAGGAGGGAGGTCCCGTCCTTTCTTCGCCAGCAAGGAGGTTCGTCGAGGATACCGAAGTCGTGATTGACCGCGTCACGGCCAGCGCAGGCCTATCTTGTGACGGTGAGTTGTGTATACTGTGCGATGTGCCGTTGTGATGTGTCTCAATGTAATTGTGTGCGCTGCCGCGCTAATGCCCGATGATTTTGGAGCACTCCGGTATCAATCCTGGAGGCAGCGCGATCTTATTTATAAGGAGAGCACCATGCAGATCCAAGTCAATTCTGGCCACAACATCAAAGGCGGTGAAGGGCTGACGACCTATGTGAACGGTGCCGTCGAGAAGGCGCTGACCCTCTGCCGTGATCACATCACGCGCGTGGAAGTTCACGTGAGTGATGAAAACAGCAACAAAAAATCCGGCGTGGACGACATACGTTGCGTGATGGAGGCCCGCCTCGAAGGCCGTCAGCCCATTGCAGCTACTCACCAGGGCGCCACCGTGAATCAGGCTGTCGACGGTGCTGCAGAAAAGTTGACCAGAATGATCGAGAGTATCCTCGGGCGCCTGCATGATCAAAAGATTCGCAGGACTGATCCTCCTGCTGATCCGAAACTCTCCGAGGCGTAGTAGGCGGTATGGCGGCGAAGCCGCGCCGGACGAGCTTCAGGCCCGGGATTTCTTATACGCCGAGCATAGAAAACGACCGCTGCAGCCATAGACCCTGCTGAAGGTTAGGCAGTGTATCTATTGCGGGAATGACGGATGAGAGCGGTCGAACGCGCCTCGGTGATCTGAAGATGATGGGACTGGTGAAGGTGAGCGTGGCGGAAAAACTCGTCTCGTTGCGACTCCTCGCTGGAAGGGGCCTGCGCAAGTTCTTTGCGGACGGCGGATTGTTCCTCGCCAGTGCGTTGGCCTTCAATCTCCTGCTCTACTTCATTCCCTTGGCATTCTTGATGATCTCGCTGCTCGGGTATACGGTGCTGGATTCCGAGCGGGCGATGAATGAAGTGCAGTCTGTGCTGAAGGCCTTCCTGCCACGCTCACAGCAAGCCTTGGCTGAGAATCTATCGGCGATCGTCGCCAATCGTGGGCTCCTTGGGTTCTTCGGGTTTACCTCCTTCTTCATCTTCAGTACCTTTCTCTTCGGCTCAGTCCGAACTGTGCTGAACCAGGTATTTCAGGTGAAACAGGTGCGCACGCTTGTCAGAGGGATGGGGGTCGATCTGCTCATGATGGGTCTCACCGCACTGCTTGTCCTTCTTGCCGTCGGGACGACTTGGTTTCTGACGGTAGTCGGGGCATTCACCGAGCGGTATCCCTCATGGAGCGGCCTTCTGCAGCCTGGATTGGTTGCGCTGAGCAAGGTGATGAGTGTGGGCGCCACGGGCCTGTTGTTCTACGTTCTCTACCGGTTTCCACCTGTCGCCACGCTGACTGCTCGGGCGTTGGTGATCGCCTCCGTGACAGGGACCGTCCTCTTCCAATGCGCCAAGTGGGGCTTTGCCTGGTACGTGGCCGCCTCACAGGATAATCTCGATCTCTACGGAGCGCTCGGAGGACTGATGTTTCTGTTCGCCTGGCTCTATTATGCGTCCGTGGTCTTCATCGTCGGGGCCGAAGTTGGCTGGGCTTATGACCAGCAACGAGTCGGCCTCAGGGACTGAACAAGATTTCAAAGTCGGTGCGGTTCCCGTGGGTTTGGGATGGCCAGAGTAGGGTGCAGGCTATTTGGCAGACTTGATCGCCACGGCATGTTCCACGGGTGATGTGAAGACCTCGATCTGATCTCCCGGCCTGAATTCGCCTGCCAATTCCGTGTTCTGATTGACCAGGAGGCGGATCTCCTTCCCATCAGCTCCGACCACGACATAGTACTTGCCTTCGATGCCGATCAGTTTTCCCTTGAAGCTATGGGTGGCCATTTCTATCCGATCTTCTATCCGGTCCGACTCCTGCACAAGAGAAGTGGATCGAATCGCGATGGCATGCTCAATCGGTGACGTCCAGACGTCAATGCGGTCTCCAGGCTTGAAGGGCCCGGCGAGTTCGGTGTCCGGGCCGACCAGGAGATACATTTCCTTCCCCTGGGTGTTTTTTATGACGTAGTATCGGCCTTCCACTCTGATCAATTCGCCTTCGACCTTCATCGACGAAATGGCTGAGGCGGGCGTCTGATGCGTCGATCGGTCTTGAGACAGGGCCGGAGCAGGTCCTCCCATTCGCACAACCGTCAGTGCGAGTAGGAGCAGCAGAGTTTTTGAAGTGATCCCTGATTGCATAGGCGTTGTACTTTCATGGTCGATGCCGATGCATCTCGTCGGGGCTGGAATGCCCTTGTTCATTTGGCGATGGTAATTGACGGCGTCGGTACATTGGAGACCTGGGTGACGGTCATCTGGTACAGCTGGCTGAGAACCCGAAAGGCCACTTGATTCCAGGGTTGTATCGTTCCGGTGGCCCTGGGCGCCTTCCTGATCGAGTACCAGCGGTCCTCATACCCCACAGCAAAAGCGGCTTCGGGTGGCTGGCTGTCCGACTCTTCAATCGAGATAGTCCAGGGTGGATTCCGACCGATCGCACCAGTTCGCACGTCCTTCTCGACATGGTACTCGGGATTCGCAGTGATCCCATCGGCCAAAAACTGCAGAATCGAGTGAAAGCTTCGAAAGATGAACATGCCGCGCATGGGATAGTCGCCGCCGGGATGGCCCGGTTGGATGTCGACAAGGATCGCATTACGGGGAGCCTGCTCGGCTTCCAATGCCAATTGTTGGCGTTCCTGATTGGTGAGCAATGCGGGATTGTAATTGGTGATGACGATCCGGCCAATAACACGACGGCTCAGGGCGACCTCGCCTTTCGGGTTTTGAATCCAGTGGTAGCCTTTTTCCAACGCCCGGAGGATTTTGTCCAAGCTCTCCACCGTCTCCTCTGTCGAGAGTCCACGCGTGAGGCCGAACGGAAAGGTTTCTTCGTACACGACCGGTCCCACAAAGAGGTCTCGTGACTTATAGATGGATGAGAGGTGAAGCGCCCGCCGTCGGAACTCGGGATACTCCTTCAGATGGCTCGGATCGTTCTGGAGTATCACCGACTCGCCATATCCGCTCAATACCAGTTCCCTGCTCATGAGTCTGAGAATAAGGGCAGGTTCGAGTCGTTGCTGAAAGAGAAAGGCGACTTTGTTCTCATCAAACGGAGTCAGGATACGGGAGGTAAACTCCTCGCCTTGAATCGGGATGATGGTCATGGTGGGTTTTTCGGCCGCGGTCGCGCCAAAGATAGGGGCGACCAGAGCCGTGGTACTGGATCCTGCCGGAGCAAGACCGACATGCGTCTGGAATTCGAACGTCGCGGCCACGCTGGAGAGTGCCGTGAAATGCGTGGGATGGAAATGACGCGTTCGAGCAACGTTCAACAGCAACATTTCCGCCTCTACACGGCTCACCGTTCTGTCGTATTCCAACACCGCTTGGTGCATGGCGAGCGGTGACAGACAGCCGGAAAGCAGGAGCAGGCTGATGATCAATCCACCAAGCAACCCCTGTCTTGGTATTCCTGGTCTCAACGCGTCCTGCATAACCCTCATTTCCGTGCTTCGTTGATATCGGCCGGTGTGACTCAGTCCGCTCGCTCGTTCGTTCGTTCGGAAAAGATATGTCGTGAACACGTGCGCGCCGCGCAGGTTATACCATGTTCGAGCCTCACCGCGACAGATCGTTAAGCCTCGCTCGAGCCCGTGCGATCTCGCCGCGATTGTCCGGAGTTTCCGGTGTCAACCGCAGAAATTCCTGGAAGGCCTGCTCGGCCTCCTGCCGTCTCCCCGCGACGACGCTCGAATTGCCTAAATTGTAATGAACGGCAGCCAGATCCGCTTGCAGCTGGATGGCTCGGC from Nitrospirota bacterium includes the following:
- the treZ gene encoding malto-oligosyltrehalose trehalohydrolase, whose amino-acid sequence is MDEHWQLELGARMIGADRVHFKVWAPFAKIVAVELVDQDRMAIPMHPSAQGYFEVTAEGVGPRARYRYLLDGKNARPDPASRFQPDGVHGPSVVVDPGSFCWTDTAWQGMPLKDFIIYELHVGTFTVEGTFEAIIPQLSYLKETVGITAIELMPVAQFPGGRNWGYDGVYPYAVQSSYGGPDGLKRLINACHAMELAVILDVVYNHLGPEGNYLGEFGPYFTDRYRTPWGAAINYDGPDSDHVRQYVVGNALYWVTEYHIDALRLDAIHGIYDFSTPHILKELASSVQAQASRLNRQISVIAESDLNDTRVIDPPLQGGFGLDGQWSDDFHHALRVVLTGDQRGYYEDFHGLQDLGTAVRDGFVYSGRYSGHRRRRHGNSSQHCRPSQLVVFSQNHDQIGNRAVGDRLSTQLPFEAIKVARALVLLSPNIPLLFMGEEYGETAPFQYFIEHSDPALIEAVRQGRRSEFAHFGWKAEEVPDPQDCATFERSRVNREGLNERQAGFLRWTNRLIQLRKTLPALGAGDAKANGHKVWVFEEEQVLVMHRWVTGGAAALLVLGFNRSPVTVTLREPIGTWQLSLDSMAMEYGGAGEDAMPAHLVVLSQGGSLVVPAYTAAVFTSS
- a CDS encoding mechanosensitive ion channel family protein; translation: MSESYLLQLVNRLSEWLVTSGLRVMLVAVGMVIMMTLLKRGVERLRVMYEGTLPDPAQIMRAHTLTHIVRDVARIVIFFVGVMMILSEVGIDLKPLLAAAGLGGLAIGFGAQSLVKDLISGFFILLENSILVGDVVEVAGVAGVVEKIELRTIRLRDLSGNVHVVPNGVIDKVKNMTRDFSYYLFEIGVAYRENVDEVMTVLQDIAEELRRDPLFADDILAPLDMLGVDKFADSAVIIKSRIKTVPLKQWRVGREMNRRIKQTFDAKGIEIPFPHQTVYWGEPKQGKPAPLYVAGL
- a CDS encoding D-alanine--D-alanine ligase; this translates as MKRKRRVMVLVHADLVPPDSVEGVDLAAAVWKTEYDVVAGLRELGHDVLVVGVRDDLLVIRTAVDDWKPHIAFNLLEEFSGVAIYDQNVVSFLELLGVPYTGCNPRGLMLARDKALAKKILHYHRIAIPEFITVPVGRSVKRPKELPFPLFVKSVSEEASLGISQASIVDDDVKLQERVAFIHQSVGTGALIERYIDGREMYCGILGHHRLQVLPVWELDLSKLPAEAKRIATGRVKWSRKYQSKYGITSGEAKDLPEGMAKSIQDLARRVYRALGLSGYARIDFRLDQAGGIYVLEANPNPQIAQGEDFAESARLAGLPYAPLLQRIIDLALRWHPHVIQSDCTTTMPNRGGE
- the glgB gene encoding 1,4-alpha-glucan branching protein GlgB; its protein translation is MVTIKQIERLVNAEYVNPYELLGPHQASIEGARAYSVRAFAPDAQEARVILDVPGSHPVQMHRIHDAGLFEAILPKPNGPSRYRLQVTDSEGIVTERHDPYAFAPLISDHDLHLFSEGKLFKAYDTLGSHLRTINGVSGVHFVVWAPNAARVSVVGGFNRWDGRCHPMERRGATGLWELFVPDIPEGTLYKYEIRSQQTDAPFTKADPYAFAGELRPRTASTVRDLSTYQWKDQDWMEARSRINPLTAPISIYEVHLGSWMRAPEEGGRWLTYRELADKLLHYVKDMGYTHLELMPITEHPFDGSWGYQATGYFAATCRFGPLEDFMAFVDAAHQAGISVIMDWAPAHFPDDPHGLAWFDGTNLYDHEDPRLGYHPEWKSRIFNYGRVEVKNFLVNSALFWLDKYHIDGLRVDAVASMLYLDYGRKSGEWIPNQFGGNENLAAVTFIKELNVLVHQEHPGAVTLAEESTSWPGVSKPTYTGGLGFTFKWNMGWMHDTLDYFKTDPVHRKHHQNQITFGLVYAFHENFVLVLSHDEVVHGKKALLDKMPGDPWQQFANLRALYGYMYGHPGKKMLFMGGEFGQWWEWNHDDSLQWHLCQNEPHLGLQRYVRDLNWLYRNEPALYEVDFDWTGFQWIDFSDNENSVIAFLRKAQDQTQAIVCVCNFTPVPRYDYRIGVPTLGRYRELLNSDAAAYGGSNQGNGGGVMAEPMACHGFANSISLTLPPLSVVYLKADQTG
- a CDS encoding HPF/RaiA family ribosome-associated protein, with product MQIQVNSGHNIKGGEGLTTYVNGAVEKALTLCRDHITRVEVHVSDENSNKKSGVDDIRCVMEARLEGRQPIAATHQGATVNQAVDGAAEKLTRMIESILGRLHDQKIRRTDPPADPKLSEA
- a CDS encoding YihY/virulence factor BrkB family protein — protein: MTDESGRTRLGDLKMMGLVKVSVAEKLVSLRLLAGRGLRKFFADGGLFLASALAFNLLLYFIPLAFLMISLLGYTVLDSERAMNEVQSVLKAFLPRSQQALAENLSAIVANRGLLGFFGFTSFFIFSTFLFGSVRTVLNQVFQVKQVRTLVRGMGVDLLMMGLTALLVLLAVGTTWFLTVVGAFTERYPSWSGLLQPGLVALSKVMSVGATGLLFYVLYRFPPVATLTARALVIASVTGTVLFQCAKWGFAWYVAASQDNLDLYGALGGLMFLFAWLYYASVVFIVGAEVGWAYDQQRVGLRD